The Plasmodium vinckei vinckei genome assembly, chromosome: PVVCY_06 genome contains a region encoding:
- a CDS encoding fam-a protein: MNSKYIKIVFLVMGLFAYASNKAFAAESGANQSVKKKSTRSKSSSKKGTSSKSKDSKYIQNGVYVIPSCTDSEEIRKASELMSEVINQIQYHDTKGGYNITQKHDKDTTMQYKNILGDESIQKVDIRIRGSHQYNDIIQMLCKCHNVIEFGDIRVKGRAILRYTPSLIMIKQRYTNRSKTESDKFYALFSKVEISSNETIIAYASADVNTKNDPIQKKDEDNTSIAEDSSSNADVSEDMTIVETKKQKVANIFGFIIKKEDNFIHITHISSVNGQAPFSHNYVIQVIRTNKLADIIRLRDPYKLS, from the exons ATGAATAGtaagtatattaaaatcGTTTTTTTGGTTATGGGCTTGTTTGCATATGCGAGCAACAAAGCCTTTGCAGCTGAATCAGGAGCCAACCAAtctgttaaaaaaaaatcaactCGAAGCAAATCTTCTTCAAAAAAAGGGACCTCAAGCAAATCTAA AGATAGCAagtatatacaaaatggAGTATATGTCATTCCATCATGTACAGACAGCGAAGAAATTAGAAAAGCGTCAGAGCTTATGAGCGAAGTTATAAACCAAATACAATACCATGATACAAAAGGAGGTTACAATATAACACAAAAGCATGATAAGGATACAACTATGCAGTATAAGAACATTCTAGGTGACGAATCAATTCAAAAAGTAGATATTAGAATCCGAGGTTCCCACCAG tataatgatataatacAAATGCTATGCAAATGCCATAACGTTATAGAATTCGGTGATATCAGGGTTAAAG GACGAGCTATCCTCCGATACACCCCAAgtttaataatgataaagcAACGCTACACAAATCGTAGTAAAACAGAGAGCGATAAATTTTATGCTTTATTCTCAAAAGTTGAg aTATCATCAAATGAGACTATAATTGCCTATGCATCAGCAGATGTAAATACCAAAAACGACCCcattcaaaaaaaagatgaagATAATACCTCAATAGCTGAAGATTCATCGAGCAATGCTGATGTTTCTGAAGATATGACTATCGTAGAAACAAAGAAACAAAAAGTTGCTAATATATTCGGGTTTATCATTAAAAAGGAAGACAACTTCATTCATATTACCCATATCAGCTCT GTTAATGGACAAGCTCCCTTTTCCCACAATTATGTTATTCAAGTAATTAGAACAAACAAGTTGGCAGATATTATCCGTTTACGAGATCCCTATAAATTGtcataa
- a CDS encoding fam-a protein, translated as MNKGTFNAVFLLLSLFVYAKNKTLAAEFDEHNATLITSDGQSATIIKEVEENATLITSDEQSATIIKDDEEDATIIKEAEQNATIIKDDEQNANKIKEAEQNANKIKDDGQNANKIKGYRRNANKIKVDRQNVTLPEISLPEISLSEIALRITNLNNKSESLLEKPGSEIRYKLHKHLLCMDPKETEKAIKHVSEAVALLLKLGSNRDGYKVELQKDDHTFIYSKKLENIDIGKFITKIKSSDKYDEIINLLWDSNGTNKFDTGFINGNVDRVYNPNLLMMKKNSDPFSIVLLSQITYAFATKVEISDDTTVILCPSININYLNNDISWMDMPELLENVKPIETDINAEEALTKMAANISGFIIKKNKDSVDLIYINSIYNNSPCVLECFRNKRDRVKKYVYIMGAHPIME; from the exons ATGAACAAAGGAACTTTTAATGCtgtttttttacttttaagtttatttgtatatgcCAAGAATAAAACCCTTGCAGCCGAATTTGATGAACACAATGCCACTTTAATTACTTCTGATGGACAAAGTGCCACTATAATTAAGGAAGTTGAAGAAAATGCCACTTTAATTACTTCTGATGAACAAAGTGCCACTATAATCAAGGATGATGAAGAAGATGCCACTATAATCAAGGAAGCTGAACAAAATGCCACTATAATCAAAGACGATGAACAAAATGCCAATAAAATCAAGGAAGCTGAACAAAATGCCAATAAAATCAAGGACGATGGACAAAATGCCAATAAAATCAAGGGCTATAGACGAAATGCCAATAAAATCAAGGTCGATAGACAAAATGTCACTTTACCCGAAATTTCTTTACCCGAAATTTCTTTATCCGAAATTGCTCTACGCATAACCAATTTAAACAACAAAAGTGAATCTCTTTTAGAGAAACCTGG TTCGGAGATAAGATATAAACTGCACAAACACTTATTATGTATGGATCCTAAAGAAACCGAAAAAGCAATAAAACATGTTAGCGAAGCTGTAGCACTTTTACTAAAACTGGGTTCAAATAGAGACGGTTATAAAGTCGAACTTCAAAAAGATGAtcatacatttatatattctaaGAAACTcgaaaatatagatattggaaaatttattactaAAATCAAAAGTTCTGATAAG TATGATGAGATAATAAACCTGCTATGGGATAGCAATGGCACCAATAAATTTGATACTGGATTTATAAAtg gaAACGTTGATCGTGTATACAAtccaaatttattaatgatgaaaaaaaacagtGACCCATTTTCTATTGTGTTACTCTCTCAAATAACTTACGCTTTCGCCACAAAAGTTGAG aTATCAGACGACACAACAGTAATTCTCTGTCcttcaataaatataaattatctGAATAACGACATAAGTTGGATGGATATGCCAGAACTGTTAGAAAATGTAAAACCAATCGAAACTGATATTAATGCTGAGGAAGCTTTAACAAAAATGGCTGCTAACATATCTggatttataattaaaaaaaataaagacagCGTTGATCTTATCTACATAAACTCT atttataataatagtcCTTGCGTTCTTGAATGCTTCCGTAATAAAAGAGATAgagttaaaaaatatgtatatattatgggTGCTCATCCAATTATGgaataa